A genome region from Salvelinus alpinus chromosome 26, SLU_Salpinus.1, whole genome shotgun sequence includes the following:
- the LOC139554378 gene encoding dynein regulatory complex protein 9-like — MPGTYRGRPEADKFVSADIGQVLEQQKGAEQNLKAARQFERESGRLSDATRELHRSQKELNCTLEENPLSPDNLAKVQRDSQFVGHVIADVLAELQEKGTFHSLLFAVEEEKRRKANLQDIIISLNSRLSGPGERNSH, encoded by the exons ATGCCCGGCACCTACAGGGGTCGTCCAGAAGCTGATAAG TTTGTGTCAGCCGACATTGGACAGGTCCTTGAACAGCAGAAAGGGGCAGAGCAGAACCTGAAAGCAGCCCGTCAGTTTGAGAGAGAGTCTGGGAGACTGTCAGATGCCACCCGTGAGCTGCACAGATCCCAGAAGGAACTGAACTGCACACTAGAGGAGAACCCACTATCCCCTGACAACCTGGCCAAGGTgcagagagacag TCAGTTTGTGGGTCACGTGATTGCTGATGTGTTGGCAGAGCTGCAAGAGAAAGGGACCTTTCACAGCTTGCTTTTCGCTGTGGAAGAAGAGAAAAGAAGGAAGGCCAACCTCCAGGACATAATAATCAG TTTGAACTCAaggttgtcaggacccggtgagagaaacagtcactaa